The Amphiprion ocellaris isolate individual 3 ecotype Okinawa chromosome 6, ASM2253959v1, whole genome shotgun sequence genome contains a region encoding:
- the sncaip gene encoding synphilin-1, whose amino-acid sequence MEAPEYLDLDEIDFSDDSVYSVTSLKSIPELSRRSDGPAEERPALAINWSRGVSSHGGGGIKPTGLAEVHSKFRPVKRVSPLKHQPETTDSDSDGKAQNQGLVLGEPAEGGKDDPGSDKPSNAPNPSSDGPKPKGLGGGGGGNPQALFGELEHYDLDMDEILDVPYIKSSQQMSTLPRVPHDKRSVTGSNLGGGTLERNRGGGLKGSALPHNENLSLGGSSSQTSYCVLSPVKWSDLRKSKSMDPDLHHLHRSPGGGGGGGYQPEMLSSSLLSCSSSLSSFSDADKLLSARVYPDSQNQRAGVEPPGGSGMMFPLPGCSVGRQDGSKPWAPGAGGGGGGPRGFGGGGGGEVDEETKKNQNIINIVREGQISLLPHLAADNLELIRDEDGNNLLHVSASQGHSDCLQHLTSLMGEDGLNERNNQQLTPAGLGVKNGHLECVRWMVSETEAIAELSCTREHPSLIHYAARYGQEKVLLWLLQFMQEQAISLDEVDQNGNTAVHVAAQYGHLTCIQTLVEYGSNVTVQNQQGERPSQSAERQGHTTCARYLVVVETCMSLASQVVKLTKQLNEQAAERMTLQKQVQRLMDPNKAEGTPNRSPSSHQPSVEAWPEMMLTAEGTPGDGHWLVRQGGVGPDSVLRQLLGKDSTEPLCPRERLPPAGSLSRDVPPGGRRTGLVERRELKLARLKQIMQRSLSESDSDGYPPEEGKSHGAPPPGTLRPDRPSNLPIAEEEPASNHLQLMMRKHLPSSDRKLAFSLSGSKSVDGVGFNPSPTSSDPEAADGKTPPDADDGQKTATSPKSALKSPSSRRKTSQNLKLRVTFDEQVHRSSTQEAEPTRAKDRTATGSSESKRPFGTFRSIMETLSGNSNHNNNSSSSSSQVSNKPTGHNSPGRKSDSKSSPGGGAKGKSKSSNV is encoded by the exons ctctggcCATCAACTGGAGTCGCGGCGTTTCGTCCCACGGCGGTGGAGGAATCAAACCCACGGGCCTCGCCGAGGTCCACAGTAAGTTCCGTCCGGTGAAGAGAGTCTCTCCTCTCAAACACCAGCCGGAAACCACCGACTCGGACTCAGACGGTAAAGCCCAGAACCAGGGTTTGGTTCTGGGGGAGCCAGCTGAGGGCGGCAAGGATGATCCTGGTTCTGATAAACCCTCCAACGCCCCAAACCCGTCCTCTGATGGACCGAAGCCCAAAGgtctgggaggaggaggaggaggaaacccTCAGGCTCTGTTCGGGGAGCTGGAGCACTACGACCTGGACATGGACGAGATCCTGGACGTTCCTTACATCAAGTCCAGCCAGCAGATGTCCACGCTGCCCCGGGTTCCCCACGACAAGCGCTCAGTGACGGGCAGCAACCTGGGAGGAGGAACCCTGGAGAGGAACCGGGGGGGAGGCCTGAAGGGCTCCGCTTTACCCCACAATGAGAACCTGAGTCTGGGAGGAAGCAGCAGCCAGACGTCG TACTGCGTACTGTCTCCGGTCAAGTGGTCCGACCTCAGGAAGTCCAAGTCCATGGATCCGgacctccaccacctccaccgctctccaggaggaggaggaggaggaggttacCAGCCGGAGATgctctcctccagcctcctcagCTGCTCCTCCTCACTGTCGTCCTTCTCAGACGCAG ataAGCTGCTGTCTGCTCGGGTCTATCCAGACTCCCAGAACCAGAGAGCCGGTGTGGAGCCTCCAGGAGGTTCTGGGATGATGTTCCCCCTCCCTGGGTGCAGCGTGGGCAGGCAGGACGGATCCAAACCCTGGGCtcctggagctggaggaggtggaggaggaccGAGGGGctttggaggaggaggaggaggggaggtggaCGAGGAGACCAAGAAGAACCAGAACATCATCAACATCGTCAGAGAGGGACAGATCTCATTGCTG cctcaCCTGGCGGCTGACAACCTGGAGCTGATCAGAGACGAGGACGGGAACAACCTCCTCCACGTGTCGGCCTCTCAGGGCCACTCCGACTGCCTGCAGCACCTCACCTCCCTGATGGGGGAGGACGGCCTGAACGAACGCAACAACCAGCAGCTCACCCCCGCTGGTCTGGGGGTCAAG aaCGGTCATCTGGAGTGTGTGAGGTGGATGGTGAGTGAAACTGAAGCCATAGCAGAGCTGAGCTGCACCAGAGAACATCCCAGTCTGATCCACTACGCTGCCCGCTATGGACAG GAGAAGGTGCTGCTGTGGCTGCTTCAGTTCATGCAGGAACAGGCCATATCTCTGGACGAAGTCGACCAGAACGGAAACACTGCCGTCCACGTAGCCGCTCAGTACGGACACCTCACCTGTATACAG ACTCTGGTGGAGTACGGATCCAACGTCACCGTCCAGAACCAGCAGGGCGAGAGGCCTTCCCAGAGTGCCGAGCGGCAGGGACACACCACCTGTGCCCGCTACCTGGTCGTCGTGGAAACGTGCATGTCGCTGGCGTCGCAGGTTGTGAAGCTCACCAAGCAGCTCAACGA ACAGGCAGCAGAGAGGATGACTCTACAGAAACAGGTGCAGAGACTAATGGACCCCAACAAGGCAGAAGGAACACCCAACAGATCGCCAAG CTCCCATCAGCCCTCAGTGGAGGCGTGGCCTGAGATGATGCTGACGGCGGAGGGAACTCCGGGCGACGGCCACTGGTTGGTCCGTCAGGGCGGCGTGGGTCCGGACTCGGTGCTGAGGCAGCTGCTGGGGAAGGACTCCACGGAGCCGCTGTGCCCCAGAGAGAGGCTCCCTCCGGCGGGCAGCCTGAGCCGGGACGTCCCCCCTGGAGGCCGGAGGACCGGGCTGGTGGAGCGGCGGGAGCTGAAGCTGGCCCGCCTCAAACAGATCATGCAGCGCTCCCTCAGCGAGTCCGACTCGGACGGATACCCGCCGGAGGAAGGTAAGAGCCACGGAGCCCCGCCCCCCGGCACGCTGCGACCCGATAGGCCGTCCAACCTGCCGATCGCAGAGGAGGAGCCGGCGTCCAATCACCTGCAGCTGATGATGAGGAAGCACCTCCCCTCCTCCGACAGGAAGCTGGCGTTCTCCCTCAGCGGGTCCAAGTCGGTGGACGGCGTCGGCTTCAACCCGTCTCCGACCTCCAGCGACCCCGAGGCCGCCGACGGGAAAACGCCGCCGGACGCCGACGACGGCCAGAAGACGGCGACGAGCCCCAAGAGTGCCCTGAAGTCGCCGTCGTCCCGCAGGAAGACGTCCCAGAACCTGAAGCTGAGGGTCACCTTCGATGAGCAGGTCCACCGGAGCTCCACCCAGGAGGCGGAGCCAACCAGAGCCAAGGACCGGACGGCGACAGGAAGCTCCGAGAGCAAGAGGCCGTTCGGAACGTTCCGGTCCATCATGGAGACGCTGAGCGGAAactccaaccacaacaacaacagcagcagcagcagcagccaggtgAGCAACAAACCCACCGGACACAACTCACCTGGCAGGAAGTCGGACAGTAAGAGCAGCCCGGGGGGCGGAGCTAAAGGCAAGAGCAAAAGCAGTAACGTTTAA